aaagaaacacaactgatttttgtatgttgactttgtatctggcaacttgactgtattcatttattgtttctaaaagtttttttagtggattctttagggttttctatatatataaacataccttctgaaaatagtgacagtttcacttcttcctttccaatttggatccctttcatttctttttcctgcctgatttctctggctaagacttccagtgctgtgttaaataagagtggtgaaagtgggcattcttgtctggttCCCGTTCTTAGAGTGAtaactttcaatttttctcctttgagaatgatattagctatgggtttttcatatatggcctttattatgttgaggtactttccttctatacccattttattcagagttttcatcataaatggatgctgtatcttgtcaaatgctttctctgcatctgttgaaatgattatgtgatttttattcttcattttgttaatgtagtgtattacCTTGATTGAATTGGGGAGGTTGCACCATTCATGCATCCCTGGggtaaatcccatttgatcatggtatatcatctttttaatgtatttttgtgttcagtttgctagtactttgttgaggatttttacatggatgttcatcagtgatattggcctgtggttttttttgtatatgttgtccttgtctggttttggtatcagggtaatgtttaATCATCCATCATTTTGGTAGATAGCAATCTGATTATTGCTatctaccaaaaacaaaaagctacagcaaacatcatattCAGTAGTAAAGGCCTGAATGCTTTTATTCTAAGGTCAGAAATAAGATAGGGATGTCCATTATTCTCACCTCTACTCATCAATGTATTGGAGGTCTTAGaacaatgaggaaaataaaagataattaagAAAGTATCGaatctgtttgcagatgacataattgtgtatacagaaatttaaaaaaataagatattctcTTTCCTCTTGTGTGAACACAATAATTAGAATGGATAGATGAACTTAGCAAGGTTgttggatacaaaatcaatatatgaaaatcaattatatttctatgtactggtaataaacaattaaaatgaaattttaaaaacatttaaaaagcataaaagatattaaatccctaggaataaaaataatggcCACTTCAAAACAAGACAATAATGTCTATTCTTACCACTTTTATCAACATTGTACTGGCAGAATACAGCACTTTGGCTGTGTGCCAACTTCTCCCTTACTACTCCCAGAAAGATTGTCACCTGATATTCAAATAGATCCATATAAATACAGCCAATACAATTTAAAGAGGGGAGATggatttttcaataaatggtctgGCAGTAATTTAATAtcttcatgaaaaaaattaaacttagtAGATACCTCACACCATTCATAACTAATTTGAAATTGTTCAAAAatctaaatattaaaagaaaaacaagaaagctttcaaaagaaaacatgaaaatacattTGTAACTTTGTAATAGGAAAAGATTAAACAGGACACAGCActaacagtaaagaaaaaagttgataaattgaactctattaaaattaaaacatctatTACCAAAAAACATCATTAAGAATAGCCATATGAATAGGCAAGCCAGAGACTGAGCAAAAATAACTACAATGTATATGTCTGAAaaaggactcatatccagaatatgcTTTCTTAAAActcaaattaataagaaaaaaactaacacTATTTTTCagtgggcaaaagacttgaaaacaCATTTCACAAATGGTgataacaaaatttttaaaaatatactagatgctcaacatcattatttactaaagaaatgtaaaaaaaaaaaaacaataaacaagacAAAAGTTATATTGCACTACACACCCAAAAGAGTAGTTAAAATGAAAAGGACTGCAAATAACAAGTGTTCAGATGAATGAGGAGCATCCTTACCTGGAAACCGTTGGGAGTACAAAttagtttaaatattttggaagacagtttagtgaTATTTAATAAGCTTAGAAGTATGTTGATCCCGTGACCTGATAAATCCGCTTCTGGGTatagacccaagagaaatgaatgtAAATTTCAAGGAAACTACATGTTCAAGAATGTTCATGAAAGCCTTATTAATAAtatgcaaaaaaggaaaacaagccaaatgtccattaagagaattgataaataaattgctctatattcatacaatggaatactaaacAACAATAACCAAGAACAAGTTACTTATACACAAAATGTTATGGATGAATCTAACACTACATTCTATATTGAGAGAAAGAAGCTAGATACAAGAAAGTAAAAGCAATATTTAACATCTATATGAAGCTCAAGAATGAGCAAAATGAATCTAATGATAAAAGTACTAATAGTAGATACATGCAAAAAGAGAGTGAAGAATGATATTTACTGGGAAGGGGCAGGCAGGAATAATCTGAAATGATGAAAATCCTCTATATATTGATCTATGTCATGGTTACATAGCCCTATATATGTGAAAAAATTCATTGAGGACTTAAGATTTGTATGTTTGCTGCATATAACTCATACTTCAACTTAGAAGGGAGTGGGATTGTTTTTTCACTACCAATATCGTACTGATTCTCCATTACCCCTACCTCACCCTCAACCCTGAATGTCCTGAATTCAGAGATCTTCCCTCTACTATCTCCTCTAAAGCACAGTCTTCCCCtacactttttccttttattacatTGTTGTTATTACAGCCTCATTGAACAACCATTCCAAAgaacaaaactaaacatttttccaaactttcttttttttctaatagcagagaactttccTAAGAAAAGTTCCTAAGTTGAAGTATCTTGCAAACAGCTCACACACTATTGCTTCTAAAAGAACTGTTACCACTAAGAATGTGTTCAGATCAAAAAATTGTTCTCTGAGTTTTTATATAAAGTTGTACCTCCATTTGCCCAATACTGTGAATACATAACTGACACCACCATCCTTTTGCTGTGCCCTGAATTAAAAGATCACAGCTATATGCAATGCCTTAAAATTCAAAGGCAACTCCCTCCCTAAAAACTAGTTGGTTGGCAGAGCTCTAATGGCTCACTTCAACCCAAAGCTATTAGTCAATTACATCATTCAGCTCCTTGAAGTGAGGCTCCAAATTCTATCTTATTAGTCTAGAAATAAAGAGTGAAGCTTGAATTCACATCTTTAACTCCCTTAAATCTATATATCTCTCCCTTAGAAGGTCTAACAAATTAGCCTCGGTCCTCAGAGCTCTGCATACCACTTCAGTGGACACCATGCTTGATTCTATATGGAACTTTAGTTTCcaccaaaaaaatcttaaaacattttttttatcattttgccAAGACCAAATCACCAAATGTTTCATCTCCTACATTCTTGCAAAAGTGATGTTCCAATATTAACCCTTGAAAAGTTGTATGACATCACTGTAAGTAGAATTAGATTTccttaaatacaaaaataaaaataaaaatctttgaaacGAAATTTGCCAGGGAAAATAGGGATCAAGAAAGCATAGCAAgggcggcccagtggcacagtggttaagttctcacattctgctttggcggcccaggcttcgcCAATTCGAATCTGGGGTGTGGAcatacgcactgcttgtcaagccatgctgtagtgtcggtgtcacaatccaatgtacacatcaggatagatgcagagagggctgatggccactctgagtttattatagccagtgtttcaatatatacatagcttacatctgttaaacatacacaggtgttctggatgaagtaattagcgaatgccaagaattcttagtgatttctcaaggagccctcccttggcctctgttttgatagtATCATGTTGtcgctgtgctcctatatttttaactcagagcaggcaaggtctcttaggcaacggtccctcttgctcccgatatcgatatcgtttgtCCCCGGGCGGCCACCGCCTGGCTTAGGTTGtccccccagggggtcttacccgtcattggctaaccggccttctcacctccaggtcacagtttgttggcaagctttttccagtgattattaacccttcctatgtcaggggcggctacaggtagcagatgtcccacatataaagtggaggaagatgggcacggatgttagctcagggccagtcttcctcagcaaaaagaggagaattggctgcagatgttagctcagggctaagcttcttcttcaaaaagaagCATGGCAAGAGGAAAGCAGAGCAAAGTGGATTAGAATTCAGGGAACTAGATTCCAGTCCTAGCTCTGGCACTGTTCACGTGTGTGCCTTGTAGGGCAACTTACAAAGTATTTGAGCCTCTAGTGTGTGTCATATGAGGGCCTGGATTAAATGACTTCTTACGCCTAATTAAGAGTAATCCTCTGTGACAGTGGAAacaattttcataaattaaagaATTATCGGAACAGTTAGGGTAGAGTAAGGAGTAAAGGAAATATATTGCTTAAGAACAAGCTAAAAATTTCTTATAAGCATAGGAGAGCAAGCAGAGGCATTTATTTccctcattaaaaatataataaaagaaacatttataaaCAAAGCTTTGGGTCCCTTTTCTCaatcatttttaagagaaaatttttctgCTCAAAGTTTTCTTCAGAGCAATTTTGACATCCTTATTCCTCAGGCTATAGATTACTGGATTAAACATGGGCACCACAGCAGTATAGAATATGGAGGACACTTTCCCCTGGTCAAGGGGTAAAATAGAAGGTGGTTTGAGGTACATAAAAGCTCCTGACCCAAAGAAAAGAGATACCACAATTATATGGGAACTACAGGTACTAAAGGCTTTGGATTGGCCTTCAGCAGAGCTAATGTGGAGAAtggtaaaaagaataaaaccataAGAGATAAAAATGGTCACAATGGGCACCCCAATGCCAATGGTCACAACAATAAAGACCACCAGCAAATTTATGTAAGAACTGTTGCAGGAGAGCTCAAGGAGAGGAATAATATCACACATATAGTGATTGACAAGGTTGTCGGCACAAAAGGTCATAATCATTATGTTTCCCATATGGGCCACAGCCCCAAACACTCCCATCCCATAGACACCCAATAAAAGGAGTAAACAGACCTGAGGAGACATGGTGACAGTGTACACCAGTGGTTTACAGATGGCGACATAGCGGTCATATGCCATTGCTGACAGGATATAGGattcagaaaagacaaagaaacagaagaaaaaaaactgagTCATACACCCTGCATAGGAAATGATGTTCTTCTCTGAGACAAAACCCATCAACATTTTAGGGGTGAGGGTAGTGGAGTAACTAAAATCTATGAAGGACAAGTtgaagaggaaaaagtacatgggaaTGTGAAGGTGAGAATTCAGCCCAATCAGGGTTATCAAACCCAGGTTCCCTGCCACGGTGACCACGTAGAAAcctagaaacaggaagaagaaggGGATCTGCAGTTCTGGCTGGTCTGTTAAGCCTGTGAGGATAAACTCTGTCACAGAGGAGGTGTTATCTGCCGTCATTCTCCTCTAGGAGAGTCtgtgaggggaagaaagaaaagagtcacTGAGAGAAAGAGATGCTACATACCATGGAATTTAAGGGGGTGagttggagaagaaaagaacaagaacatttactgagcactaacTATGAGataggcattgttctaaatgctgAAGAGCATtatgattatccccatttgacaaatgaggacaCTGGGCTTAAGTGGGTATGCAAGTCCCAATGTTACTAAGTTGCAGCAGAAGTTGAACTCAGGCGGTCTCACTCCCAGGGTTTGAGCTTTTATCCATCTGCTACAGGACAGAACAGGTCAGGCAGGCACTCTCCCTCTTCGTGCTTGGAGTCACAGTGCTGTACTCTACTGGCTCTGATCCATCTCTGTCAAGGAAACTCAAATGGCCCTGGTGAAAACAAGATGACAACTTGGAGCTCATACCcctctgcttctgtttctctaCTTTGAGGATTAAAATCTCTAGTTTATCTTGATTCTCTTCCTGAGCTGAAGAACGTGATGTCTGCTTTCAGCTTTATCGGAGCCAACTGTCCAGCTTCCGGGGATGAGAGAACATCATTTCCTAATGCCCAAGGATACCCAGAGACTAAAGAGTTTTATTCTGGATTAGAGATCTCAGTGACCTAGTTAGAGATACTCCCTCAAGATCGCTGCTCCAGAGACCACCTTCCctaaggaagaagaaatgtgTGTTTATACCCTTGATAATTCTTGACGTGACTTCTAGTGACCTATTCCTTTATTCAGATTACATCTTTTTAAGCACAATTAAGAGCAAAGCACTGCGGGAAAAATAATTCTTGCTACCTTATACTGAGTACTCACTGTGCATCAAACACTGTTTCTGACCCAGCAACAGCCTACTGACACCAGGTATCTAAAGCAATGCGCAGATCATTTTACCTTGTTTAttcctcacaataaccttataTGTTAGATCTATTAATCTCCAGTTTAAAGGTGAGGAGCACACAGGTGTAGTAGGTCTCAGAATCTTGAGTCAAATCCTAGTCTATCCAACTCCAAAATTCTTAGTTTTAATCACTATGCTACACTACCTCCCTCTGAGCAACGGATGAACTCTCTGAAGCAGCATTTTTACTTACTAGGTTCTCACGAGACTCTATACATAAAAACAAGTACTTACATAACTTTAATGAAATGCAGAAAGAGTTAGAGCCAAAAAAGGTAACGTTAAGGATATTGGATTTCAGAGGAAGATATTCATTATTTCAATCACATCTAATATATACCAAGAATTATTTGCACCTTCTCCAAGCTTACAAATAAACATTCTCTAATTTTTCTCCACTACTTTACCATGCAGTTTAAGCttgattattaaaaacaaatacttgTCAGATAAGAAATAACAACTTTTTTGTCCAGACCTAACAGCAGAGAATGGACTATACAGCCAATATGTTGGATAATGGGGAGTTGATGGAAGGCTTtgaataaaaatagcatttcttCAACAACTACCAATTCAGCATCCACCCTGTCCTGAAACTGTTGTAAGTCCTGGTGATTCtttagtaaaaaaacaaaagccaaagagATTCTGGCACTCATGGAGCTTTCATTCAagtgggagaaaacagaaaacacatgAAAGAAAGACGTAAATCTTGTAACATgaaaagtgctatgaagaaaaggaaagcaagggAGAAGGACAGAAAAGGCAAGCGTTCAGATTTCAGTTTTAAATAGCGTAATCTGACATTTGAGCAATGACTTGAAAGAGACCTGAAAAGCAGTTACTCGAATAAAATGTTGGACTTCCATGGCTTAATGCAGCATGTTTCCAAGACATCACATTTTTGTCCTGCACTTTAAACACAATACTTTAACCCAAAATACTGGCTCTGAGGAAGAAAATTGTGACTGTAGTAACAGGATAGAGGAGCAAAAGACCTTGTTGAGGTTTAGACAATCACAAGTCACACAGTGTAGCTTATTGACTGATAATGATATAAAGAGTATATAAAATTGTGTATGGCAACTTGCATTCTACACTCCTTATCAGGGGCTTTTATATAGTCAAATTTCAGTTAGCACATGAGTTATATATGTTTTTGCTCAGAGTTAAGACCTGGAGTCCTCTTTGAAAAGTTatgaaatcaaaacacaaaagcaGAAGTCCATCTTCTTACATGCAAGTCCAACTAAAATCACCTCACACAGACCTGTGTGTTTATGAGCATGTGCACATTCATCAATGAGGATTTGCTCACCCTCAGCTAAGACTTAGTAATGACAGTTTCTCATCTGTCTATTAACACTGACAATTGTCCATGGCCCAGAGTGACTCTAATGAATCCCAATCCCTGTTCTCAAACCCAttacacatttttcaaaaatagagaaaaacaatccattatcaaaaaattaagataaaagcCATAAGTATGCTCTCCTTGAGAGCCAGGGGCAAAGAAGAACTTAAGGGTTCATTAAATGTTCACTTTTTTCTAGGAATCTTAGAGAGCTCTTGTATGCATGTTGCAACACCAGGGAAAATTCTTCTGAGGGTTTTGTCACTTCGGAGATGGTTTCCCATGGAAATTTCATTTCAAATGCATCAAGGTTTTTTTTCAAGTGAACCAGGGCCTCTCTGAAGTCATTTTCACTGTTGACTTGCTCCCATGCAGGCAGAGAGAAACATAGAAGTAAAGATTTTTGATTAAGTTACTTTTGTCACAGAACTATCTCTTTCCCAAAACTTGAATCTCTGTATAATGGATTCCTTGTTCTACTTACTgctgatattaaaatataagtgATACCTGGATTATAGCATACTCATGTGGAAAATGTATGTACAATGTGGTACATCTTTTAATACATGCCTTATGCCCATGAGCAACTCTCAAATATCTGGTAGACCTTTAAGCAACACCAGAGTGGTGCTGAGAGTAGTACCCTTCATTCCATTCACACCAGAGAAACACAAGGATAAGCTACAATCACAACCAAAAAAGTCAGAGAGCCTgtccaaagaaaaaagatggcAGCTGAAGTGTCTTCATTTGATATGACTTCAAATAGATTCTaaggatgggaaaaaaattaaattaatctaTCAGAAGTCATATGGTCTGTATTATACTTAATTTTCAATtagtttttaatatgtaaatttgACATATTAAAGTGATAGGTAAAGGGATTCAAAAGAAATAGTTCATGCCTTACAGGGGTTTACAGTCTAATAGAGGAATCTCCTGTTCTgtatttttatgactttattcCTTTCATATTTCAAATTTCCAGTGTTCCATTCTCAACCATCTGAGCTGCTTCTCCCTTAAATGTCTGATGAGCCCATTATTGACTTCAACAACATCCTTTATGAGGCTAATTCCTTGATTTGTGTCTTTAGTTCTTATTTGTCTAGTCCCTGTCCTGTGTATACAACCTCTCTACTAAAATGTTCCAGTATGCTGTCCTGTTGTCATCCTGAACTTGACAAGTACAAAAATtaacacatcttctttgtcccatattctgccatcttcccatttatttattcgaGGGGAAATAGAGGATAGTATTAGTGGCATATTATAAGCCTTGGTTCACTTGAGTTGGTCCTAGTTAACATTTGTTGTCCCACAAAACATTATTAGTAGCAGTCCCTTTCACTATTTAATATATCCAGGGAAATGATAAATTGTATGTGGAATCAAACCAACCTCTACaatttctggctctgccacttactagctgtgtagcCTTGGGAACTCTGTTTGATTTCTTCTGATCTTCCAATTACTTATCttaaaaaggggataataatcATAAATGGTGCAGTTTCCATTATACAGAACATAGAAGgcataaaagtattttattattgttactattgttattggtattatcaatattattattccAGTCTATGCACTCAAATGAAAGGGATAGTTTAGACTGCAGTGGTATACAGAAACAGCTAAAACAGGGAGAGACTGAAAATAGGAAGATCAGTTAAGGTTTCACAAGCAGTGGAAATAGTAAACTAAAAATAGTATCAAGAGATAAGATAATGGAAGAATTTGATTTAGCATCTCTATGGTTTGagaaaggacagagaagaaagaagcacAAATCAAATCTGACTAAAATTTTGAGCCCGGAACCAGGAGTAGGATggcagaaatgaataaataaggagTGGGAAGGATAAGGAGCTAGATTTTAGTCTAGATGATAAAATGCTGGCAGGAAatcttcaaaaggaaaagataagaaaaaattaGCAGTGGAGGATCAGACTTGGGAGAAAAGTGGTCAAAATACAAATCAGGATCCTCTGATCACAGAAGGATTATAAATTGTTTTcaggagaaatatttaaagacacAGTAGTCAAAgattaagtaaatatttcttgaattcatGAAATTCACAGAAGCCAAAAACCGAGAATTTCAAGAGTGAGATTAACTGATGTTTCTGTGcattcaagggaaaaaagaactgaaaattattctaaataaattgTACTCTTGCACTCCAATTTACTTCTTCAACATCACTGTTTAtctatattttgtctttaaacGTTTGGAAGAATTCAACATTAAAGCCATTTTATCCTGAAATTTCCTTTGTAGGAAGGATTTTAATAACaaaatctatttctttaataaacagggctattcagattttctatttcattttttgtaagtTTTACTggtttatatctttaaaaaatttttccaggTCCTCTAAGTTGTCAACATTATCAgcataaagttattcataatattcctttattattctttcaatatttgtAGGATCTGTAATGACtacccctctttcattcctgatattattaatttttgttttatatcctTTGCTTGATCAGCGTAgctaaaattttatcaaatttattgatcTCTTAAGAAGtctacattttgttttaattgattttctctattaattaattattgatattctatttcattaattttcactctcatctttatcatttctttccttctctttactttGGGTTCAATTTGCACTTCCATTTCTATGGTTTTAGAGTGAGAAGCATTGGtcattgatttttaactttttttcctctccgatacagacatttaaaattttaaatttcccagggccagcacagtggcatagtggttaagtgcacatgctccgcttcagtggcctggagttcacaagTTAGGATTGTATAGGCGTgaacctatacactgctcatcaagccatgctgtggaagcatcccaggtacaaaatagaggaagattggcatagatgttagctcagggacaatcttcctcaccaaaaaaataaataaatttccttcCAGAAACTGCCTTAGCTATATCATGAAATAcccagaaattattttttcattttcattcggttcaaaaatattttctaatttcctttgtggtTTGTTTCTCAACACTTGGGTTATTTAGAATTGTGTGGttcaatttccaaatatttggagtcTTTCCAGTGATCTGTTCTTAGTTCCTAATTTAATTCCACAGTATTCAGATATACTCCGTTTTACGTTCTCCTAGATTTATTGAAATGTGTTTAATGTCCCAGCATatagtctatcttggtaaatTTTTCATACGCACTTGAAAAAATGCTGTATTCTATTGTTGTTGGATGAAGTGTTGCATAAAAGTCACTTTGTTCATGTCTATTGATAGTATTATTCAAGTTCTCCTATGTCCATAATAATTTTCTGTCCACTCATTGTATCAATTGCTAAGAGTAATATTGAATATCCAACCTTGTGaatttttctgtatcttctttcagttctgtctgtatttgctttatgtattgaAGTTCTGTTTTTAGATGAATATGCACTTAGAATTATGTCTTTTATTACTTAATACTTGAATTATTGTGAAATATCCCTCGTGATCTTTGTTAATATTTCAAGTCCTGAAGTCTACTGTGTcagaaattaatataattatttcagaTTTCTTATGATTTGTTCTTGCACAGTAtatctttatcctttttttaagaaaatatctatctttatatttaaattgcaaTTTATTTAAACTGCATGTggttaggtttttattttttctttatccagttttactttctctgtctcttaatTGGCATGTTTGTTAGTGCtattgagttgattccaactccttgCACATTTAGACTATTTATATTCAGTGTAACTATTGAATTAAGCCTCTgatcttgctgtttgttttctactCATCCCATCTggtctcccttcctttttttcctcttttcctgccttcctttagATTAGTTGAGTACTTTTTAGCAACCTCTTTTATCTCTTCTGTTGGCTTCTTTTCTATATCCCATTTTATTTGAGGCTTCTAATAGTGTTGACAATGTATAAATTTACCTTATCAAAATCTATCCTGAAATAATAGTTTAGCAATCTATGTAAAtgtcaaaaattttaagagaatatgttttcatttctccttccatCCTTTGTGATCATTGTCATAGAGAACTGGCTCTTTATTAAGTTGCCCTGCAGACAGATAATGTCAGACCGTTAACCTTTAgacattaatattaataaacagTTAATAGCTAAGAGTGAGAGCCAGAGTGCCTCTTTAAGAACTTACAGAGAGGTCCTTATCTCTGGTCTGAGCAAAAGACTAAAGTTTAATAGTTGGGGTCACAAGGCTCCAAAGGCAATTGAATGCTCAGACTGTTATCCTCCAACCAGGGCCCTTGCTAGGAAAAACTGAGGCCATGAAACATACATTCCTCAATATggatttgcttttccttcctgcAGAGCCTCAGCCAGCATCATTATTATGGAATGACTGGTTAGCATCCAAACAGGAGACCCATTGCATATTGAAACAAGTGTGGGAGTAGGTCTGTGACCACAGATTCCACTGGTCATAACACATACTACACCATCCAGAGCCAGCCAGCGTCATAGAACACTGGAACAATCTTTTAAAGCACAGGTAAAGTGCCAGCTCAGAGACAAGACTCTGAAGGGATGAGGTGCTATCCCTCAGGTCATGGCTCCATTTCTCATTGCTTCCAGTGGCCCACCAAGAGGTTTTGTGTTCCACATCAGTGTAAGTCTGAGCTCAAGGGAGTCTGAAATCCTAGTCCCCAAAGGGGCACACTCTGGCCAGAGGACACAGAAATGGGCCtactaaattataaattatggCTGCCACCAGGGCACTTAGGACTCCTCATTGCCCAGCACCAGCAGACAAGAAGTAGATTCGCCATTCTGGTAGAAATAATTGATCCAGTCAGAAAAGGAGGTAAGGCTTCTTTTACACACAGAAGCAAAAAGGACTGTGTGTGGAACTCAAATATTCCACATGACGCTTCCTGGTACTCCTTTGCCCCACTGTAACTGTGAATGGATATGGTGGCAAATCTAAGATATGAAGGATATTATTACCAAAGATTCAAACCCTTCCATAAGGAAGGAATTGCTCTATTTTAGACATTCATTTACTGATCACTCTATAGTAGGACTTAACTCATAAtagttattaataaatatttgctgaatatatTACTTTCACTTAAAATAGATGTGGACTTAGCTTTTAACACTCTCCAACCCCAGTTCCTCTTTCTAGTCTCCCAAAAATTTCTATTACAATTTTTCATTCTCAATACTTAATGTCTCTGTTATTAGAACTCTATAAATAACCATCACTACAGAGCCAAATACTATATACTCTGAATATATTTCCTATTTGTACTACCCGAAATTTTCCCTGAAGCTGATAGTAATTGCCCAATGCCATTCTGCATCCTGTGTAGTATCtgtcaaatatccatcaatattAATTTCTAAATGTCCAAACATGAGACAATCTatcaatttcctttttctcctggaGGCCTCCATCTTTCTTGCATATCTGGACTGATTGCTCTTGGATCTGATTCATGACCATCAGCCTGGAACTCCCTTTGCTGCTCCCCTATGTTGGATCTCCTCTTTCCTAGACTCCGGTATTGTCAGTGACAAGTCTAGTAGCATTCTCAAATCTGTTCCTTTCATGTGATcgtctctctcttctttaccTACATGCCCCACCTTGCCACCATCTCAATCTCTCtctattcctctctttttctccctttgtttgAAAGCTTGTAGGATCTTCATCCACAGT
The Equus caballus isolate H_3958 breed thoroughbred chromosome 7, TB-T2T, whole genome shotgun sequence genome window above contains:
- the OR8B9 gene encoding olfactory receptor family 8 subfamily B member 9; protein product: MTADNTSSVTEFILTGLTDQPELQIPFFFLFLGFYVVTVAGNLGLITLIGLNSHLHIPMYFFLFNLSFIDFSYSTTLTPKMLMGFVSEKNIISYAGCMTQFFFFCFFVFSESYILSAMAYDRYVAICKPLVYTVTMSPQVCLLLLLGVYGMGVFGAVAHMGNIMIMTFCADNLVNHYMCDIIPLLELSCNSSYINLLVVFIVVTIGIGVPIVTIFISYGFILFTILHISSAEGQSKAFSTCSSHIIVVSLFFGSGAFMYLKPPSILPLDQGKVSSIFYTAVVPMFNPVIYSLRNKDVKIALKKTLSRKIFS